A single region of the Salarchaeum japonicum genome encodes:
- a CDS encoding PGF-CTERM sorting domain-containing protein, producing the protein MERATVLVAALVLAAVAPAAVGGVAGTSGPGAAAADASATQQANDLVRTTTLRLTPDDPGTVAAVVAYDTPSNLASLDVRAGTGTVVSTTGFAETESGLQWDEETANPSFTLSVDVNQTISRSRALPGDVHTTPDAAQESGGYSFVDVGEWAILPVPQFSSQWTWYGSGSVTLSSDVTVAGEGAVGGTIAYLGPETTYTATRNGQEFRLVVPASASLAESPDEILASLTNASALLQVGARDERVLTVAAPTSVDWGPAGLEYGGSDSWVLADSRLDTAGNVWLHEYVHTRQDFSTTSATQWVTEATAEYYGALLTLRQGRIGFDAFAEHLERGTRSPYASAVLANPYTWTYANYVKGPLVYGNIDRGIRLVSDGEHTAADVLGRLNVDSDGTVTQSEFLSAVAAAGSDDVASYAQRYTQTRAAPDVWSREEHVEAFEGAVARLVASVGGDGVRVTGPYRNATTGSVPTLVTGETAAVTVGVTNEGGQAGTFAATLAGSDRTLDAAEVSVAPGETRQVTVRGTFSEPGAYTLTYGYETTTIRVREPATPNATVEVDATTVAAGDAVRVSLDASNPAEYPANATYPVVVDGETVETWTAALDANGTASFETTVTFDEPGAHTVRVGERTFTVTAEETATSTAEGSTPGFGVAVALVSALLAVAVAVRRR; encoded by the coding sequence ATGGAACGCGCCACGGTTCTCGTCGCCGCGCTCGTCCTCGCGGCCGTCGCGCCCGCCGCGGTCGGCGGCGTCGCCGGTACTAGCGGGCCGGGAGCGGCCGCGGCGGACGCGAGCGCGACACAGCAGGCGAACGACCTCGTTCGGACGACGACGCTCCGCCTGACGCCGGACGACCCAGGGACGGTGGCGGCGGTGGTGGCGTACGACACGCCGTCGAACCTCGCGTCGCTCGACGTGCGCGCGGGGACGGGAACGGTGGTTTCGACGACCGGGTTCGCGGAGACGGAGAGCGGCCTCCAGTGGGACGAGGAGACGGCGAACCCGTCGTTCACGCTCTCAGTGGACGTGAACCAGACCATCTCGAGGTCGCGGGCGCTCCCCGGCGACGTGCACACGACCCCGGACGCGGCCCAGGAGTCCGGCGGGTACTCGTTCGTTGACGTGGGCGAGTGGGCGATACTGCCCGTCCCCCAGTTCTCCTCGCAGTGGACGTGGTACGGGAGCGGGAGCGTGACGCTGTCCTCGGACGTGACCGTCGCGGGTGAGGGCGCGGTCGGCGGCACCATCGCCTACCTCGGCCCGGAGACGACGTACACCGCCACCAGGAACGGCCAGGAGTTCCGGCTCGTCGTCCCTGCTTCGGCGTCGCTCGCCGAGTCGCCGGACGAGATTCTGGCGTCGCTCACGAACGCCTCCGCGCTCCTGCAGGTGGGCGCGCGCGACGAGCGCGTGCTGACGGTCGCCGCGCCGACGAGCGTGGACTGGGGGCCGGCGGGCCTGGAGTACGGCGGGAGCGACTCCTGGGTGCTCGCGGACAGCCGGCTCGACACGGCCGGGAACGTCTGGCTCCACGAGTACGTCCACACCCGCCAGGACTTCTCGACGACGAGCGCGACCCAGTGGGTGACGGAGGCGACCGCGGAGTACTACGGCGCGCTCCTCACGCTCCGGCAGGGCCGCATCGGGTTCGACGCGTTCGCGGAGCACCTCGAACGCGGCACGCGGTCGCCGTACGCGAGCGCGGTGCTCGCGAACCCCTACACGTGGACGTACGCGAACTACGTGAAGGGGCCGCTGGTGTACGGGAACATCGACCGCGGCATCCGGCTCGTGTCGGACGGCGAGCACACGGCGGCGGACGTGCTCGGGCGGTTGAACGTCGATTCGGACGGGACGGTGACGCAGTCCGAGTTCCTGTCCGCGGTCGCGGCGGCGGGGTCTGACGACGTGGCGTCGTACGCCCAGCGGTACACGCAGACGCGCGCCGCGCCCGACGTGTGGAGTCGCGAGGAACACGTGGAGGCGTTCGAGGGCGCGGTCGCGCGACTGGTCGCGTCCGTGGGGGGTGACGGCGTGCGCGTCACCGGCCCGTACCGGAACGCGACGACGGGGAGCGTGCCGACGCTCGTCACGGGCGAGACCGCCGCAGTCACGGTCGGCGTGACGAACGAGGGCGGTCAGGCCGGGACGTTCGCCGCGACGCTCGCCGGTTCCGACCGCACGCTCGACGCCGCCGAGGTGTCCGTCGCGCCCGGCGAAACCCGGCAGGTGACCGTCCGCGGGACGTTCAGCGAGCCGGGCGCGTACACGCTGACGTACGGCTACGAGACGACGACGATTCGGGTGCGGGAACCGGCGACGCCGAACGCCACCGTCGAGGTGGACGCCACGACGGTCGCGGCGGGCGACGCGGTGCGGGTCTCCCTCGACGCGTCGAACCCTGCCGAGTACCCGGCGAACGCGACCTACCCGGTCGTCGTGGACGGCGAGACGGTCGAGACGTGGACGGCCGCGCTCGACGCGAACGGGACGGCGTCCTTCGAGACGACGGTGACGTTCGACGAACCGGGCGCGCACACCGTCCGGGTCGGGGAGCGCACGTTCACCGTGACCGCGGAGGAGACGGCGACGAGCACCGCCGAGGGCAGCACGCCCGGGTTCGGCGTCGCGGTGGCGCTCGTGAGCGCGCTCCTCGCCGTCGCGGTGGCGGTTCGGCGGCGTTAG
- a CDS encoding substrate-binding domain-containing protein, whose protein sequence is MPQDSTGTGAGVSRRKFIAATGAVGAAGLAGCQTESSGDDTTQTTESGNGDQNTQQTTQSSGNDTSMLTAEGSSTVYPIANTGSSYWNSNPPNDDGEYWGSNEESTVPGWDDLGSPDMRLADYFASLYGFEPTGQQATPPFMTSIGLSHSGTGCQSVWDGLVDIGNSSGPITAELGWSESQAEERVVDHVVGRDGQPVVVSSDIYDAGVTELTGEEIRQIYQNEVSNWSELGGPDQDIYVIGRAEGSGTDTSFRLNMLGSADAPMPGVNTRFGQNQQVAQAVSQNEGAIAYMALAFTGPEVQPIAINFEGTTYVPDRDAEHTIFDSDYPLNRDLHQYTKITDDTPNGTDLREAAFINMFLTSFGQTVFVEGNNYIPLPTKDIESEKAKLPEQA, encoded by the coding sequence ATGCCTCAGGACTCAACGGGCACGGGAGCGGGCGTATCACGGCGTAAGTTCATCGCGGCGACGGGCGCGGTCGGCGCGGCCGGCCTCGCCGGCTGTCAGACGGAGAGTTCGGGCGACGACACCACTCAGACGACGGAGAGCGGGAACGGCGACCAGAACACCCAGCAGACGACGCAGTCGTCCGGCAACGACACGTCGATGCTGACCGCCGAGGGGTCGTCCACGGTCTACCCCATCGCGAACACGGGGAGTTCGTACTGGAACTCGAACCCGCCGAACGACGACGGCGAGTACTGGGGGTCGAACGAGGAGTCCACCGTCCCCGGCTGGGACGACCTCGGAAGCCCCGACATGCGCCTCGCGGACTACTTCGCGAGCCTCTACGGCTTCGAGCCGACCGGCCAGCAGGCGACGCCGCCGTTCATGACGTCCATCGGCCTCAGCCACTCCGGCACCGGCTGTCAGTCCGTCTGGGACGGCCTCGTGGACATCGGGAACTCCTCCGGCCCCATCACGGCCGAACTCGGGTGGAGCGAGTCACAGGCCGAGGAGCGCGTCGTCGACCACGTCGTCGGCCGCGACGGACAGCCGGTCGTCGTCAGTAGCGACATCTACGACGCGGGCGTCACCGAACTCACGGGCGAGGAGATCCGCCAGATCTACCAGAACGAGGTGTCGAACTGGAGCGAACTCGGCGGCCCCGACCAGGACATCTACGTCATCGGGCGCGCCGAGGGCTCGGGGACGGACACGTCGTTCCGCCTGAACATGCTCGGGAGCGCGGACGCGCCGATGCCGGGCGTGAACACGCGGTTCGGCCAGAACCAGCAGGTCGCGCAGGCCGTCTCGCAGAACGAGGGCGCGATCGCGTACATGGCGCTCGCGTTCACCGGCCCCGAGGTTCAGCCGATCGCCATCAACTTCGAGGGCACGACGTACGTGCCCGACCGGGACGCGGAACACACCATCTTCGACAGCGACTACCCGCTGAACCGCGACCTCCACCAGTACACGAAGATAACGGACGACACGCCGAACGGCACGGACCTGCGGGAGGCGGCGTTCATCAACATGTTCCTCACGTCCTTCGGGCAGACGGTGTTCGTCGAGGGGAACAACTACATCCCGCTCCCGACGAAGGACATCGAGTCCGAGAAGGCGAAACTGCCCGAGCAGGCCTGA
- a CDS encoding heme ABC transporter ATP-binding protein — protein sequence MRLDIQNVEQSFGSLRVLDGVSATIGEGSLVGLVGPNGAGKTTLLRTITGGLSPAAGTVSAGDAAVHDLSSRAASRRIAVVPQETTISFDFTVRDVVEMGRHPHQARFGADPDPDIVTEAMERTEVAQFAERSITAVSGGERKRVLLARALAQDAPILLLDEPTAGLDVNHQIRTLDLVRDLVSEGRTALAAIHDLDLAARYCDELLVLSDGGVLAYGPPDEVLTTDTLRAAFDARTAVSENPVTGSPAVTPLSERADERPETVHVLGGGGTAAPLVRRLADAGFRVTVGPVVEGDADHRAARALAADCVTVEPFAGVAGDAYDAAGRLVADADATVVASDALGLGRNRELLAGHVLVAGDRTALDAPHVAAERVAAAVREGEPCRPGAASARTD from the coding sequence GTGAGACTCGACATCCAGAACGTCGAACAGTCGTTCGGCAGCCTCCGCGTGCTCGACGGCGTGAGCGCCACAATCGGCGAGGGGTCGCTCGTCGGCCTCGTCGGCCCGAACGGCGCGGGGAAGACCACGCTCCTCCGCACCATCACGGGCGGGCTGAGTCCCGCCGCCGGCACCGTGTCCGCGGGCGACGCCGCCGTCCACGACCTCTCCTCGCGCGCGGCGAGCAGGCGCATCGCCGTCGTCCCCCAGGAGACCACCATCTCCTTCGACTTCACCGTCCGCGACGTGGTGGAGATGGGGCGTCACCCCCATCAGGCGCGCTTCGGCGCAGACCCCGACCCCGACATCGTGACGGAGGCGATGGAACGCACCGAGGTCGCGCAGTTCGCCGAACGCTCCATCACCGCGGTGAGCGGCGGGGAACGAAAGCGCGTGCTCCTCGCCCGCGCGCTCGCGCAGGACGCCCCGATACTCCTCCTCGACGAACCGACCGCGGGCCTGGACGTGAACCACCAGATTCGCACGCTCGACCTCGTCCGCGACCTCGTCTCCGAGGGCCGCACCGCGCTCGCCGCCATCCACGACCTCGACCTCGCCGCGCGCTACTGCGACGAACTGCTCGTTCTCTCCGACGGCGGCGTGCTCGCGTACGGCCCGCCCGACGAAGTGCTCACCACGGACACGCTCCGGGCGGCGTTCGACGCGCGCACCGCCGTGAGCGAGAACCCGGTCACCGGCTCCCCGGCGGTGACGCCGCTCTCCGAACGGGCGGACGAGCGCCCCGAAACGGTTCACGTGCTCGGCGGCGGCGGCACCGCCGCGCCGCTCGTCCGACGGCTCGCGGACGCGGGGTTCCGCGTGACCGTCGGCCCCGTCGTGGAGGGCGACGCCGACCACCGGGCGGCGCGCGCGCTCGCCGCCGACTGCGTGACGGTCGAACCGTTCGCGGGCGTCGCGGGCGACGCGTACGACGCCGCGGGCAGGCTCGTCGCGGACGCCGACGCGACCGTCGTCGCGAGCGACGCGCTCGGCCTCGGGCGGAACCGCGAACTCCTGGCGGGCCACGTGCTCGTCGCGGGCGACCGAACGGCGCTCGACGCGCCGCACGTCGCCGCGGAGCGCGTCGCCGCCGCCGTGCGCGAGGGAGAACCGTGTCGGCCCGGCGCGGCGAGCGCGCGGACGGACTAA
- a CDS encoding phosphatase PAP2 family protein produces MLSLSPAREYMLVVTAATGLGLLASAVVFLPRSPSWYVREFFRSDWKYIGVAWLVAENLPSLAEANRVERTFTDAVYAVEGGTVAVLQSVASPPLTWTLAVVYLVAFPVLVPLTYFALKSYASDRDARRYAVSYVLVVLLAVPFFLRFPVSIPAFYPPAGVEPLVFVTPEVEAGMLATDSMLKAFPSLHTGLSVLAALYARKTTRRYALAAGGTTALIVVSTFYLGMHWLVDAAAATLIAGVAYALAHRLPPESVLPFPGYRRLVARVRD; encoded by the coding sequence ATGCTCTCGCTCTCACCCGCCCGCGAGTACATGCTCGTCGTCACCGCCGCGACAGGCCTCGGCCTCCTCGCGTCCGCGGTCGTCTTCCTCCCCCGGTCGCCGTCGTGGTACGTCCGCGAGTTCTTCCGGTCCGACTGGAAGTACATCGGGGTCGCGTGGCTGGTCGCCGAGAACCTCCCGTCGCTCGCGGAGGCGAACCGCGTCGAACGGACGTTCACGGACGCCGTGTACGCCGTAGAGGGCGGAACGGTCGCCGTCCTCCAGTCCGTCGCCAGTCCGCCGCTCACGTGGACGCTCGCCGTCGTCTACCTCGTCGCGTTCCCCGTGCTCGTCCCGCTCACCTACTTCGCCCTCAAGTCGTACGCGTCCGACCGGGACGCCCGGCGGTACGCCGTCTCCTACGTCCTCGTCGTCCTGCTCGCCGTCCCGTTCTTCCTCCGGTTCCCGGTCTCCATCCCCGCGTTCTACCCGCCCGCGGGCGTCGAACCGCTCGTGTTCGTCACGCCCGAGGTGGAGGCGGGGATGCTCGCGACGGACTCGATGCTGAAGGCGTTCCCGAGCCTCCACACCGGCCTCTCCGTGCTCGCGGCGCTGTACGCGCGGAAGACGACGCGGCGGTACGCGCTCGCGGCCGGCGGCACGACAGCGCTCATCGTCGTCTCCACGTTCTACCTCGGGATGCACTGGCTCGTGGACGCCGCGGCCGCCACGCTCATCGCGGGCGTCGCGTACGCGCTCGCCCACCGGCTTCCGCCCGAGTCGGTGCTCCCGTTCCCGGGCTACCGCCGGCTCGTCGCTCGCGTCCGCGATTAG
- the btuC gene encoding vitamin B12 ABC transporter permease BtuC gives MSAARVRVFSATLALAALTVASVVASATLGPISIPPAEVAQAILNAVVVPVGASLTSGFPYLDVTWAHVFHFAVPQPYPFVVVNLRLPRIVLGAAVGFALAVAGTVMQGFFRNPMADPSIIGVSSGAAAAAVALIVLPLTVPGGIPAAAFVGALAAAFFVYLIATQNGHTPVATLLLAGVAVQTFLGSVVSLLMVRSDQHSLQRAIHWLMGSLADTDWAEVQLVLPVALLGGLVLYAYSRELNLLLLSEEDAHSLGVEVERTKRLLLAVASVVTGAAVMYAGVIGFVGLIVPHVLRLVVGPDHRILLPTSAFAGASFLVLADTLARVGVDGLPLGALGVTGVFGGGLPVGVITSFLGAPFFLYLLRKREVHEL, from the coding sequence ATGTCCGCCGCCCGCGTCAGAGTCTTCTCCGCGACGCTCGCCCTCGCCGCGCTCACCGTGGCGAGCGTCGTCGCGAGCGCGACCCTCGGCCCCATCTCCATCCCGCCCGCCGAGGTCGCGCAAGCCATCCTGAACGCGGTCGTCGTCCCCGTCGGCGCATCCCTCACGTCCGGCTTCCCCTACCTTGACGTGACGTGGGCGCACGTCTTCCACTTCGCCGTCCCCCAGCCGTACCCGTTCGTCGTCGTGAACCTCCGCCTCCCCCGCATCGTTCTCGGCGCGGCCGTCGGGTTCGCGCTCGCCGTCGCCGGCACCGTCATGCAGGGCTTTTTCAGAAATCCGATGGCCGACCCCTCCATCATCGGCGTCTCGTCCGGCGCGGCCGCCGCCGCCGTCGCCCTCATCGTCCTCCCGCTCACCGTCCCCGGCGGCATCCCCGCCGCGGCCTTCGTCGGCGCGCTCGCCGCCGCGTTCTTCGTCTACCTCATCGCCACCCAGAACGGCCACACGCCCGTCGCCACCCTCCTCCTCGCCGGCGTCGCCGTCCAGACCTTCCTCGGCTCCGTCGTCAGCCTCCTGATGGTGCGCTCCGACCAGCACAGCCTCCAGCGCGCCATCCACTGGCTGATGGGAAGCCTCGCCGACACCGACTGGGCGGAAGTCCAGCTCGTCCTCCCCGTCGCCCTGCTCGGCGGCCTCGTCCTCTACGCGTACAGCCGCGAACTCAACCTCCTCCTGCTCAGCGAGGAGGACGCGCACTCGCTCGGCGTCGAAGTCGAACGCACGAAACGCCTCCTGCTCGCCGTCGCCAGCGTCGTCACCGGTGCGGCCGTGATGTACGCCGGCGTCATCGGCTTTGTCGGACTCATCGTCCCGCACGTCCTCCGCCTCGTCGTCGGCCCCGACCACCGCATCCTCCTCCCGACGAGCGCGTTCGCCGGCGCGAGCTTCCTCGTGCTCGCGGACACGCTCGCCCGCGTCGGCGTGGACGGCCTCCCGCTCGGCGCGCTCGGCGTCACCGGCGTGTTCGGCGGCGGCCTCCCCGTCGGCGTCATCACGTCCTTCCTCGGCGCGCCCTTCTTCCTCTACCTCCTCCGGAAGCGCGAGGTGCACGAACTGTGA